Proteins from a genomic interval of Longimicrobium sp.:
- a CDS encoding GNAT family N-acetyltransferase gives MSDLTITLEQDPPAEDVRALDERLTAFNLRVVKDARYETLRFFLRDASGAVVGGLIADALMGWMFVQILYVDDAYRGQGHGAALMRRAEEEARRRGFRGMWLDTFTFQAPEFYLRLGFTEFGRLDDFPPGYSRHFLMKRLDSGNS, from the coding sequence ATGTCCGACCTGACCATCACGCTGGAACAGGACCCGCCCGCCGAGGACGTCCGCGCGCTCGACGAGCGCCTGACCGCGTTCAACCTGCGCGTGGTGAAGGATGCCCGGTACGAGACGCTGCGCTTCTTCCTGCGCGACGCGTCCGGCGCCGTGGTGGGTGGGCTGATCGCCGACGCCCTGATGGGATGGATGTTCGTGCAGATCCTGTACGTCGACGACGCGTACCGCGGGCAGGGGCACGGCGCCGCGCTGATGCGCCGCGCCGAGGAGGAGGCGCGCCGCCGCGGCTTCCGCGGGATGTGGCTCGACACCTTCACCTTCCAGGCGCCGGAGTTCTACCTCAGGCTCGGCTTCACGGAGTTCGGCCGCCTCGACGACTTCCCGCCCGGCTACTCGCGCCACTTCCTGATGAAGCGGCTGGATTCCGGAAACTCCTGA
- a CDS encoding GNAT family N-acetyltransferase, protein MPNLTITSEPEGPLDDLNTLVRGLSEFNHSVVPFDKGASVRLFLRDEDGAIAGGLFAEIYMGWMYVRILWIADAHRGGGHGVELMRRAEDEARTHGCHSAWVDTFSFQAPEFYRKLGYREFGRLDDYPAGFARVFLAKQLGQG, encoded by the coding sequence ATGCCGAACCTGACCATCACCTCCGAGCCAGAGGGGCCGCTGGATGATCTGAACACGCTCGTCCGCGGGTTGAGCGAGTTCAACCACAGCGTCGTTCCCTTCGACAAGGGCGCGTCCGTACGGCTGTTCCTTCGTGACGAGGACGGCGCGATCGCCGGCGGGCTGTTCGCGGAGATCTACATGGGGTGGATGTACGTGCGAATCCTCTGGATCGCCGACGCGCACCGCGGCGGGGGCCACGGCGTGGAGCTCATGCGCCGCGCCGAGGACGAGGCCCGCACGCACGGCTGCCACTCCGCGTGGGTCGACACCTTCAGCTTTCAGGCGCCGGAGTTCTACCGGAAGCTCGGCTACCGCGAGTTCGGCCGGCTGGACGACTACCCGGCCGGCTTCGCGCGCGTCTTCCTGGCCAAGCAGCTCGGCCAAGGCTGA